A stretch of Nonomuraea africana DNA encodes these proteins:
- a CDS encoding bile acid:sodium symporter family protein: MSLAAVLLPIALAVIMFGLGLGLAPADFRRVLQYPKASLIALACQVLVLPAVCLGLVLLFGLPPVLAVGMMLLAASPGGTTANLYSHLFGGDVALNVTLTAINSVLAVFTLPLITNLSISFFAAEAGTLGLQFDKSVQVFAIVLVPVAIGMLVRARFTGFADRMHTPVKITSAVILALVIVASVLQELDNIGGYIRDVGLITLLFSVISLAVGYWAPRVFRVGRRQAIASCMEIGIHNATLSITVAAGLLGNTRMAIPSATYGVLMFFTAAVAGFLLRATKEEPVAAGS; this comes from the coding sequence ATGAGCCTTGCCGCAGTCCTGCTGCCGATCGCCCTCGCCGTCATCATGTTCGGCCTCGGGCTGGGCCTCGCGCCCGCCGACTTCCGCCGGGTGCTGCAGTACCCGAAGGCCAGCCTCATCGCGCTCGCCTGCCAGGTGCTCGTGCTGCCCGCCGTCTGCCTCGGGCTCGTCCTGCTGTTCGGCCTGCCGCCGGTGCTGGCGGTCGGCATGATGCTGCTGGCCGCCTCACCGGGCGGCACCACCGCCAACCTCTACAGTCACCTGTTCGGCGGCGACGTCGCGCTCAACGTGACGCTCACCGCGATCAACTCCGTGCTCGCCGTCTTCACGCTGCCGCTGATCACGAACCTGTCGATCTCGTTCTTCGCCGCCGAGGCGGGCACGCTCGGCCTGCAGTTCGACAAGAGCGTGCAGGTCTTCGCGATCGTCCTGGTGCCCGTGGCGATCGGCATGCTGGTCAGAGCCAGGTTCACCGGCTTCGCCGACCGCATGCACACCCCCGTGAAGATCACCTCGGCGGTCATCCTGGCGCTGGTGATCGTGGCCTCGGTGCTTCAGGAGCTCGACAACATCGGCGGCTACATCCGCGACGTCGGCCTGATCACGCTGCTGTTCAGCGTCATCAGCCTCGCCGTCGGCTACTGGGCGCCGAGGGTGTTCAGGGTGGGCAGGCGCCAGGCGATCGCCTCGTGCATGGAGATCGGCATCCACAACGCGACGCTGTCCATCACCGTGGCGGCGGGGCTGCTCGGCAACACCCGGATGGCCATCCCCTCGGCCACCTACGGCGTGCTCATGTTCTTCACCGCCGCCGTGGCGGGCTTCCTGCTCAGGGCGACGAAGGAGGAGCCGGTCGCGGCCGGCTCATGA